A single genomic interval of Anopheles marshallii chromosome 2, idAnoMarsDA_429_01, whole genome shotgun sequence harbors:
- the LOC128718850 gene encoding beta-galactosidase-like: protein MRRAKLFGICGVVLVVVLALTLGLVFGLQSDDDDGGGRDDAERSFTIDYERDTFVMDGKDFRYVAGSFHYFRALPETWRTKLRTLRAGGLNVVDLYVQWSLHNPRDGVYNWEGIANVTDIIEAAIEEDLYVILRPGPYICAEIDNGGLPYWLFNKYPGIAVRTSDVNYMEEVRKWYGELMRRMEPYMYGNGGPIIMVQIENEYGAFGKCDKPYLNFLKQETDRYVQGKAVLFTVDRPYDDEIGCGQIEGVFITTDFGLMTDEEVDTHAAKVRSYQPKGPLVNTEFYTGWLTHWQESNQRRPAQPLAATLRKMLRDGWNVDFYMYFGGTNFGFWAGANDWGLGKYMADITSYDYDAPMDEAGDPTMKYTIFRDIIGEYLELAVMPIPDPAPKMTLEAFPLTVVDSILSERGRTMLGVEAPNKEGRLLTFEALNQNSGFVLYETTLPKLTRDPNMLTINGLHDRAQVYLNQFLAGTLARENAIDALPITAGYGSELAILVENQGRINFDILDDYKGILGNVTIQTFAEPYTMALEQWKITGYPFEDYTKVQQFIDTVSEGTGANGRGMAVHGPIVLKAVFDIPASEIKDTYINMDGWGKGFIFINGFNLGRYWPVVGPQVTTYLPKELLKPTGNTIVVVEQQKVPSDRMLHFSSKAILDEA from the exons ATGCGCCGTGCAAAGCTGTTTGGCATTTGTGGTGTCGTGCTGGTTGTTGTCCTGGCCCTAACGCTAGGGCTCGTGTTCGGCTTGCAGAGcgatgacgacgacggcgGCGGCAGAGACGAT GCTGAACGATCCTTTACGATCGATTATGAACGGGACACGTTCGTGATGGACGGTAAGGACTTCCGGTACGTGGCGGGATCGTTCCACTACTTCCGTGCATTACCCGAAACATGGCGCACGAAGCTCCGCACGTTGCGTGCTGGTGGTTTGAATGTGGTCGATCTTTATGTCCAGTGGTCGCTGCATAATCCCCGCGACGGGGTTTATAACTGGGAAGGCATCGCAAACGTTACCGACATTATCGAGGCGGCTATCGAGGAGGACCTGTATGTGATCCTTCGTCCGGGCCCGTACATCTGTGCTGAGATTGACAAT GGTGGTCTACCGTACTGGCTGTTCAATAAATACCCCGGTATTGCCGTACGTACCAGCGATGTCAACTACATGGAGGAGGTCCGCAAGTGGTACGGTGAGCTGATGCGTCGTATGGAGCCGTACATGTACGGCAACGGTGGCCCCATCATTATGGTGCAGATCGAAAACGAGTACGGTGCGTTCGGCAAGTGTGACAAACCGTATCTTAACTTCCTGAAGCAAGAAACCGACCGGTACGTGCAAGGGAAGGCGGTCCTGTTCACGGTTGATCGTCCTTACGACGATGAGATTGGCTGTGGTCAGATCGAAGGGGTGTTTATCACGACCGATTTCGGACTCATGACGGACGAGGAGGTGGACACACACGCCGCTAAGGTGCGGTCGTACCAACCGAAGGGACCGCTGGTAAACACCGAGTTCTACACCGGTTGGCTTACGCACTGGCAGGAATCGAACCAACGCCGACCGGCACAACCGCTCGCCGCTACGCTGCGAAAGATGCTGCGCGATGGCTGGAACGTCGATTTCTACATGTACTTCGGTGGCACCAACTTTGGTTTCTGGGCCGGTGCAAACGATTGGGGGCTGGGCAAGTACATGGCGGATATTACCTCCTACGATTACGACGCACCCATGGACGAAGCCGGAGATCCCACCATGAAGTATACCATCTTCCGGGACATTATCGGGGAG TACCTTGAACTCGCCGTTATGCCGATCCCGGATCCGGCACCCAAGATGACGCTTGAGGCATTCCCACTGACCGTCGTTGATTCGATTCTGTCCGAGCGCGGACGTACAATGCTCGGTGTGGAAGCACCGAACAAGGAGGGCCGTTTGCTCACGTTCGAAGCTCTGAACCAGAACTCTGGTTTCGTGCTGTACGAAACGACCCTGCCGAAGCTAACACGTGACCCCAACATGCTCACTATCAACGGGTTGCACGACAGGGCGCAGGTGTATTTGAACCAG TTCCTTGCGGGTACGTTGGCTAGAGAGAACGCTATCGATGCGCTCCCGATTACAGCCGGTTACGGTTCGGAGTTGGCTATTCTTGTTGAGAACCAGGGACGTATCAATTTCGACATTCTTGACGACTATAAG GGTATTTTGGGTAATGTCACCATTCAAACGTTCGCCGAACCGTACACGATGGCGCTGGAGCAGTGGAAGATCACTGGATATCCATTCGAGGATTACACCAAGGTGCAACAGTTTATCGACACCGTTTCCGAAGGTACTGGAGCGAATGGTCGTGGAATGGCGGTACATGGACCGATTGTGTTAAAGGCTGTCTTTGACATTCCGGCATCCGAAATTAAGGACACCTACATCAACATGGACGGATGGGGCAAG GGATTCATCTTTATCAATGGATTTAATCTCGGACGCTACTGGCCAGTTGTTGGACCACAGGTTACGACATACTTGCCGAAGGAACTGCTCAAACCAACCGGTAACACCATCGTGGTGGTCGAACAGCAAAAGGTGCCGTCCGATCGGATGCTACACTTCTCCTCGAAAGCAATCCTCGACGAAGCCTAA
- the LOC128708885 gene encoding biorientation of chromosomes in cell division protein 1-like 1, with the protein MIDDPHFIDAMVQELKSQGLFDQFRKECLADVDTKPAYQNLRQRVEGTVNKFLGQQEWSDNIRYKNQLRDQLRKNIIESGFLDAGVERIVDQVVNPKIATIFQPKVEEIVYNYLGIEKPKSSFNGNEHASICAESLLEDLEAVSPDSDKKSEGCLTPSPPPPEQLPQPPEPMEEPVEHVVENMDIDDDDEVLDESKEQDDFESPAFEPLEVRSPSKTKDEMNDSNSSAISGLTSQESVKSDDRADSPARGTPSKESTDVPACDEQEYPTTKDSEFSQEIGPANDSQLSQVSSNSQLLTATAPSSSEEMQPPEENERLDITEEAQMPTLFSSSMDKVSSSNEGENDRRSGVGKKITFDFKKDEYDFVGTGRPSATIICGDESFGDGNRLRDQEDDSTPMETPMETPTDTSEKPKDNNEQPNLTLQDEETSQSEHSLKICEDTFSDDNTKDSRSEDGPVSAQDSPSKVKGLSDASSCSVKSDEHAKNTPSNQPLIADEKPTETEHIGDDQKPEEEGEGKKDEEDVDEQNDKTITSNKDDDHYQEHHKHQNDRRSSDRDSEDGSDKHGSGGSGPPPACEENRSAEDKLSSSQESNEKVPEKEKSPTKDATDSAQSPTGKELDRNCRSVTPTGSGTPIDSSSSGIQSGDDSEKSPETLKSYNRLESIVLPVQPVVIDQMLTSADDSEIERLLSGETQTNDATLESLQRQWQSTEGKIRKPMCASNFYEARRLIRVRKQIQRHQQKCRAQALAMAKKYINENKAFAGRGMEDQGIELEFVCDGKRKSPGPLISSPVPKVEQPSVDNAPKSPVSEPELLYFPEEEETYRIDEKRLNFLRSKTDGVTFGKNFKVQHYSTMIYSLTAPPVSMTRVSKRPTTSAFGSAKIRRTEPINGITKKLDLSPEGDKSGTTLAIRKQRTIRNRLVEKSTPPSVGTDA; encoded by the exons ATGATAGACGATCCGCATTTCATCGACGCCATGGTGCAGGAGCTGAAGTCTCAAGGCCTTTTCGATCAGTTCCGGAAGGAGTGTTTGGCCGACGTGGATACGAAACCTGCTTATCAAAACTTACGCCAACGCGTGGAAGGTACGGTGAATAAATTTCTAGGTCAGCAAGAATGGTCCGATAACATACGATACAAAAATCAGCTGCGAGATCAGCTGCGGAAAAACATCATCGA ATCTGGATTTCTCGATGCCGGTGTAGAACGGATAGTGGATCAGGTGGTGAACCCTAAGATAGCCACCATATTCCAGCCGAAGGTGGAAGAAATTGTCTACAACTATCTTGGAATTGAAAAACCAAAATCATCCTTCAACGGGAATGAGCATGCATCCATATGTGCAGAATCATTGCTAGAAGACTTGGAAGCGGTGAGTCCAGATTCAGACAAAAAGTCTGAAGGTTGCCTGACTCCTTCGCCGCCACCGCCAGAACAGCTTCCACAACCACCAGAACCCATGGAAGAACCGGTTGAACATGTCGTGGAAAACATGGAcatcgatgacgatgatgaggtGCTGGATGAATCGAAAGAGCAAGACGACTTTGAATCCCCCGCATTTGAACCGCTGGAAGTGCGATCGCCCAGCAAAACAAAGGACGAAATGAACGATTCCAACTCCTCCGCCATTAGCGGACTTACGTCTCAGGAGTCGGTGAAAAGTGACGATCGTGCGGATAGTCCTGCACGCGGTACTCCTAGCAAGGAATCGACCGATGTGCCGGCATGCGACGAACAGGAGTATCCGACGACGAAAGACTCAGAGTTCAGTCAGGAAATTGGGCCAGCAAATGATTCTCAGCTGTCACAGGTGTCTAGCAACAGTCAGCTGCTAACGGCAACTGCACCATCGTCTAGTGAAGAGATGCAACCTCCGGAAGAAAACGAACGGCTGGACATTACCGAAGAGGCCCAAATGCCTACACTGTTCAGCAGTTCAATGGACAAAGTTTCCAGCTCCAACGAGGGCGAAAATGATAGGAGATCGGGGGTCGGGAAGAAGATTACGTTCGATTTCAAGAAGGATGAGTATGATTTCGTCGGCACTGGGCGTCCTTCAGCAACAATTATTTGTGGTGATGAGAGTTTTGGCGATGGTAACCGATTGCGCGATCAAGAAG ATGATAGCACTCCAATGGAGACCCCGATGGAAACGCCGACAGATACTTCGGAGAAACCCAAAGATAATAACGAACAGCCAAACCTTACGCTGCAAGATGAGGAAACGTCCCAATCGGAACATTCGCTTAAAATTTGTGAAGACACGTTCAGTGACGATAATACGAAGGATTCACGCTCAGAAGATGGCCCGGTATCGGCACAAGATAGTCCATCGAAAGTCAAAGGACTGTCCGATGCTAGCAGCTGCAGTGTGAAGAGTGATGAGCATGCTAAAAATACTCCATCAAACCAACCCCTTATTGCAGATGAAAAACCCACAGAAACGGAACATATAGGGGATGACCAAAAACCGGAAGAGgaaggcgaaggaaaaaaagacgaAGAAGATGTTGATGAACAGAATGATAAAACAATAACGTCAAACAAAGATGATGATCACTATCAGGAACATCACAAGCACCAAAACGACCGTCGATCGAGTGATCGCGATTCAGAGGATGGTAGCGATAAGCACGGTTCTGGCGGATCGGGTCCACCACCGGCGTGCGAAGAGAATCGTAGTGCTGAAGATAAATTATCCTCCTCGCAGGAATCCAATGAAAAAGTtcctgaaaaagaaaaatccccCACAAAAGATGCGACGGATTCAGCGCAATCGCCAACTGGCAAGGAGCTGGATCGAAACTGTCGTTCGGTGACACCAACGGGTAGTGGCACGCCTATCGATTCATCCTCTTCCGGCATCCAATCGGGCGACGATTCGGAGAAAAGTCCCGAAACGTTGAAATCATACAACAGATTGGAATCGATCGTACTACCAGTGCAACCGGTCGTGATCGATCAGATGCTTACGAGTGCGGATGATTCGGAAATTGAGCGGCTGTTAAGCGGTGAAACGCAAACGAACGATGCTACCTTGGAATCGCTGCAACGACAGTGGCAATCAACGGAGGGAAAGATACGGAAGCCAATGTGTGCCTCAAACTTTTACGAAGCACGACGTCTAATAAGGGTGCGCAAACAGATCCAACGTCACCAACAGAAGTGTCGCGCACAGGCACTGGCAATGGCGAAAAAGTACATCAACGAGAACAAAGCCTTCGCCGGACGGGGCATGGAAGATCAGGGCATCGAGCTAGAGTTTGTGTGCGACGGTAAACGGAAGTCACCCGGACCATTGATATCGTCACCCGTTCCGAAGGTGGAACAACCATCGGTGGATAACGCACCGAAGTCACCGGTTAGCGAACCGGAGCTGCTGTACTTTCCCGAGGAGGAAGAAACTTACCGGATCGATGAGAAGCGGTTAAACTTTTTGCGGTCCAAAACGGATGGTGTTACGTTCGGTAAGAACTTTAAGGTACAGCATTACAGTACGATGATCTATTCGCTTACCGCACCGCCGGTGTCTATGACGAGAGTTTCCAAACGACCCACAACAAGTGCGTTCGGAAGCGCTAAAATTAGACGTACCGAACCAATCAACGGTATAACGAAGAAGCTTGATCTTAGCCCAGAAGGTGACAAAAGCGGTACCACTTTGGCTATTCGGAAACAGCGCACCATAAGGAATCGATTGGTTGAAAAAAGCACTCCACCATCCGTGGGAACGGATGCTTAG
- the LOC128719745 gene encoding beta-galactosidase-1-like protein — protein MNVYLVLLPIALCLCGLQALQPARKFDIDLQNDTFTKDGEPFQFISGSFHYFRALPQSWRHILRSMRAAGLNTVMTYIEWSLHEPMPGQYQWEGIANLEEFIETASSENLFVILRPGPYICAERDMGGFPHWLLTKYPTIKLRTYDGDYLREVQTWYNQLMPRIVPHLYGNGGPVIMVSIENEYGSFHACDGKYMEFLKNLTVHFVQDKAVLFTNDGPELLKCGSIPGILPTLDFGITNNPNAFWQQLRKFLPKGPLVNAEYYPGWLTHWMEPTARVDAGMVVNTLKIMLNQKANVNFYMFFGGTNFGFTAGANDVGPGKYSADITSYDYDAPLDEAGDPTAKYFAIRKVLIEYFGDPGVPAPEKLPKMTLDTVWLERRGSMISKHGRTMLSSRIVAAVQPVSFEALNQHSGFLLYETTLPAGLNRDPFTLKVEHLHDRAYVHVDGTFYGIMSRETNVDTIPLSVGLGTKLQLLVESQGRINYNIPNDFKGILGSVTVDAKTLYNWTITSFPLDSYRYLENFLSQQPTEKEDLVGAGAQIYYGTFMINTDTIYDTYLYPSAWGKGLVFVNGFNLGRYWPLAGPQITLYVPRHILKKGNNQLVMIEYQQHIQHPYVQFIDKPIFT, from the exons ATGAACGTTTATCTAGTGCTATTGCCGATAGCACTCTGTCTTTGTGGTTTGCAAGCTCTTCAACCGGCT CGAAAGTTTGATATCGACCTGCAAAATGATACCTTCACGAAGGACGGCGAACCGTTCCAGTTTATCTCCGGTTCGTTTCATTACTTCCGCGCGCTGCCCCAATCGTGGCGCCACATCTTGCGATCGATGAGGGCGGCTGGATTGAACACAGTTATGAC CTACATCGAATGGTCACTACACGAACCGATGCCGGGTCAGTACCAATGGGAAGGCATCGCCAATCTGGAGGAATTTATCGAGAcagcgagcagtgaaaatctGTTTGTCATACTGCGGCCCGGACCATACATCTGTGCAGAGCGGGATATGGGAGGATTCCCACACTGGTTGCTCACCAAATATCCTACAATCAAGTTGCGAACTTACGACGGAG ACTACTTGAGGGAAGTTCAAACTTGGTACAATCAGCTCATGCCACGCATTGTACCTCATCTGTACGGAAACGGTGGTCCCGTGATTATGGTGTCCATTGAAAATGAGTACGGGTCCTTCCATGCCTGCGACGGGAAGTATATGGAGTTCTTGAAAAATTTAACCG TTCACTTCGTGCAGGATAAAGCCGTACTGTTTACTAACGATGGACCGGAGCTTTTAAAGTGTGGCTCCATCCCCGGAATTCTACCGACGCTGGATTTTGGCATCA CCAACAATCCGAACGCATTCTGGCAACAATTGCGCAAGTTTTTGCCCAAAGGACCGCTCGTCAATGCTGAGTATTACCCTGGCTGGTTAACACACTGGATGGAACCGACGGCGCGTGTCGATGCGGGAATGGTGGTTAACACGCTGAAGATCATGCTCAACCAGAAGGCAAACGTGAACTTTTACATGTTTTTCGGTGGTACCAATTTCGGGTTTACTGCCGGTGCAAATGATGTCGGACCCGGTAAGTACAGTGCGGATATAACGTCCTACGACTACGATGCACCATTGGATGAGGCCGGAGATCCAACCGCAAAGTATTTCGCAATCCGGAAAGTGTTGATTGAG TACTTTGGTGATCCTGGCGTGCCAGCACCGGAGAAATTGCCCAAAATGACACTTGACACGGTATGGCTGGAACGGCGTGGATCGATGATATCGAAACACGGCCGAACAATGCTGTCGAGCCGAATTGTTGCTGCCGTTCAACCTGTTTCGTTTGAAGCACTCAATCAACATTCTGGATTTCTGCTGTACGAAACGACGCTACCGGCCGGGTTGAATCGTGATCCGTTCACACTGAAGGTGGAACATCTTCACGATCGTGCTTACGTGCATGTCGATGGC ACTTTCTACGGTATAATGTCGCGTGAAACCAACGTTGATACGATTCCATTGAGTGTGGGACTGGGTACAAAGCTTCAGCTGCTGGTAGAAAGTCAGGGCCGAATTAATTACAACATTCCGAACGACTTTAAGGGTATATTGGGATCGGTGACTGTCGATGCCAAAACCCTATACAACTGGACTATCACGTCATTCCCACTGGACAGCTATCGCTATTTGGAGAACTTTTTGTCCCAACAACCCACAGAGAAGGAAGATCTAGTTGGTGCCGGTGCACAGATTTACTACGGCACGTTTATGATCAATACCGATACAATCTACGATACCTATCTGTACCCGAGTGCGTGGGGTAAAGGATTAGTGTTCGTTAATGGTTTCAACCTGGGTCGCTATTGGCCATTGGCTGGACCTCAAATAACTCTCTATGTGCCGAGACACATTCTGAAGAAAGGCAACAACCAGCTAGTCATGATCGAGTACCAGCAGCACATTCAGCATCCTTACGTGCAGTTCATTGATAAGCCAATATTTACTTAA
- the LOC128717964 gene encoding LOW QUALITY PROTEIN: beta-galactosidase-like (The sequence of the model RefSeq protein was modified relative to this genomic sequence to represent the inferred CDS: deleted 2 bases in 1 codon) produces the protein MQIENYPEPSNETKPIVSRVSSLSTHQFPCRNAPFGAVLQRHRAQFIGACLREMFCGKPAPSMANIVHIVSCLVILLAAPRSVDMRLFSIDYDNNTFVMDGKPFQYVAGSFHYFRALPESWPSILRSMRAAGLNAITTYVEWSLHNPEDGVYNWQGMADIEHFIELADNAGLYVILRPGPYICAERDMGGFPSWLLHKYPNIQLRTYDNTYLREVRTWYAQLLSRLQRFLIGQGGPIMMVQVENEYGSFYACDHKYLNWLRDETERYVMGNAVLFTNNGPGLEGCGAIEHVLSSLDFGPGTEDEINGYWDTLRKTQPKGPLVSAEYYPGWLTHWQEPHMARTETKLVADSLDFMLRNKVNVNIYMFYGGTNYGYTAGANKQGAGEYAADITSYDYDAPLDESGDPTPKYFALRDIILKYFPTPDVPVPEPALKIQLPPLAMVRLGSLLEPALLDRLSARTVTNHLPMSFEALNQISGLVLYEALIPDDIKTDPRKLVVEGVHDRGYVFVGDRYVGVLSRENQINALPLALDAGQTLRIVIENQGRINFGTANDSKGIVGNVYVNTRELFNWTMHSLPLNDFKPIAQAMRHHRKQRGRGEAPKVTPMSVYYAAFDVAGELADTYLDPTGWGKGVIFINGFNIGRYWPTVGPQVTLYVSKHLLKPTNNYLAIVEYQKERDSVPPVKFSKTPSFN, from the exons ATGCAAATTGAGAACTATCCAGAGccatcaaacgaaacgaaacctaTTGTGAG TCGTGTATCAAGCTTATCAACACACCAGTTCCCATGCCGGAACGCCCCATTCGGCGCAGTACTGCAACGGCAT CGTGCTCAGTTTATCGGTGCGTGCCTGCGGGAAATGTTCTGCGGAAAACCAGCGCCTAGCATGGCGAACATCGTGCACATTGTTTCCTGTTTGGTGATCTTGCTTGCAGCGCCACGCTCGGTCGATATG CGCCTGTTCAGCATCGACTACGACAACAACACCTTTGTGATGGATGGTAAACCGTTCCAGTACGTGGCCGGCTCGTTCCACTACTTCCGCGCACTGCCGGAAAGTTGGCCATCCATCTTGCGGTCGATGCGCGCCGCCGGACTTAATGCAATTACGAC GTATGTCGAATGGTCTTTGCACAATCCCGAGGATGGCGTCTACAACTGGCAAGGAATGGCCGATATTGAGCATTTTATCGAGCTGGCCGATAACGCCGGACTGTACGTTATTCTGCGCCCGGGACCATACATTTGTGCCGAGCGGGATATGGGCGGATTCCCATCATGGTTGCTGCACAAATATCCAAACATACAGCTCCGCACGTACGATAACA CGTATCTGCGGGAGGTACGGACCTGGTATGCTCAGCTGCTGTCCCGTCTGCAAAGATTCCTTATCGGACAAGGTGGTCCGATCATGATGGTGCAGGTTGAGAACGAGTATGGATCGTTCTATGCGTGCGATCACAAATACCTGAACTGGTTGCGTGACGAGACgg AGCGGTACGTGATGGGAAACGCGGTACTCTTCACCAACAACGGACCAGGGCTGGAGGGATGCGGTGCAATAGAGCATGTGCTGAGCTCGCTTGATTTCGGGCCGGGAACAG AGGACGAAATTAATGGCTATTGGGACACGCttagaaaaacacaacccaaaGGACCATTGGTCAGCGCGGAATACTATCCGGGATGGTTAACGCACTGGCAGGAACCACACATGGCCCGCACCGAAACCAAACTGGTCGCCGACAGCTTGGACTTTATGTTGCGCAACAAGGTCAATGTGAACATTTACATGTTTTACGGCGGTACAAACTACGGCTACACGGCGGGGGCTAACAAACAGGGTGCTGGAGAATATGCGGCGGATATCACCTCGTACGACTACGACGCACCACTGGATGAGTCCGGTGATCCAACGCCCAAATATTTCGCGCTTCGTGACATCATCCTCAAGTACTTCCCGACGCCCGATGTACCTGTTCCCGAACCGG CACTCAAAATCCAGCTACCACCCTTGGCAATGGTTCGGCTAGGAAGCCTACTTGAACCGGCACTGCTTGATCGGCTCTCCGCACGAACCGTCACCAACCATCTGCCCATGTCGTTCGAAGCGCTAAACCAAATCTCCGGCCTAGTGCTGTACGAGGCACTCATACCGGACGACATCAAGACGGACCCACGCAAACTCGTCGTGGAGGGTGTGCACGATCGGGGCTACGTGTTCGTTGGGGACCGGTACGTTGGGGTACTGTCGCGCGAAAACCAAATCAACGCGCTTCCGCTCGCCCTAGACGCGGGCCAAACGTTGCGCATTGTGATCGAAAACCAGGGACGCATCAACTTTGGCACTGCCAACGACTCCAAAGGTATCGTGGGCAATGTGTACGTTAACACGCGGGAACTGTTCAACTGGACCATGCACAGTCTGCCGCTGAATGATTTCAAACCGATCGCGCAAGCAATGCGCCACCACCGGAAGCAACGGGGTAGAGGTGAGGCGCCGAAGGTAACTCCAATGTCCGTGTACTATGCGGCATTCGACGTGGCAGGGGAGCTGGCCGATACGTACCTCGATCCAACCGGATGGGGCAAGGGGGTGATTTTTATCAACGGGTTCAACATTGGACGCTACTGGCCGACGGTCGGTCCACAGGTAACACTGTACGTTTCGAAACATTTGCTAAAACCCACCAACAATTACCTCGCGATTGTCGAATACCAGAAGGAGCGTGACTCTGTGCCACCggtcaaattttccaaaacgcCTTCGTTTAACTGA
- the LOC128717963 gene encoding uncharacterized protein LOC128717963 has product MSQPVQNGTDNDVLTECYDPVAILLSSVNHDTENLTEVLRQCGVKYNQLSGLVEEDLRQMGMSNSKAIEEILSEISTLSNQERLYDSVLRNEFQPQEYVETVCRNSMEHMEVMSCMMRLIHLKTTASFPYNVLLDERHYASGYCLHQTKKIKEKLDEIHSYVDLTENCEGSRSFKRKIGLPLMLIAGAVVLSLVYKKTVMS; this is encoded by the exons ATGAGTCAGCCGGTGCAAAATGGTACGGATAACGACGTGCTGACCGAGTGTTACGATCCGGTTGCCATTCTGCTGAGTAGCGTAAATCACGACACTGAAAATCTCACTGAAGTATTACG ACAATGCGGCGTTAAGTACAACCAACTCAGTGGTCTGGTGGAGGAGGATCTGCGACAAATGGGCATGAGCAACAGTAAGGCCATAGAGGAAATTTTGTCTGAAATATCCACTCTGTCCAACCAGGAGCGACTCTACGATAG TGTGCTTCGGAACGAGTTCCAACCTCAGGAATATGTGGAAACTGTTTGCCGTAACAGTATGGAGCACATGGAAGTGATGAGTTGCATGATGCGGTTAATTCACCTTAAGACAACAGCGTCCTTTCCTTATAATGTACTGCTAGATGAGCGGCATTATGCATCGGGATATTGCCTACATCAGACCAAAAAGATTAAGGAAAAGCTGGATGAGATTCATTCCTATGTTGACCTGACAGAAAATTGTGAAGGATCACGATCATTCAAACGTAAAATAGGCCTACCTTTAATGTTAATTGCCGGTGCAGTAGTGTTATCGCTTGTTTACAAGAAAACTGTTATGTCGTAG